A window of Terriglobia bacterium genomic DNA:
CCCTGAGCCTGCGCGAAAACTGCAGTTGAACAGATCGCGATTGAAAGAAGTGTCACTATTGCACGTTTCATAAATCCTCCGCAGCAATAGTGATAACGTAAAGGCCGGTCCAATTCAATAAAATGGAACTGAAACAATGCAGTCCACTTGTATTCCTTCTCGATGTCGATAACACGCTCCTCGATAATGACCGGATCGAGCAGGACCTGAGCGAGCACCTGACTGCCATGTTCGGCCGCGAGGCGTGTGACAGGTATTGGAACATCCTGGAGCAAATGCGGCGCGCGTTGGGATACGCCGACTTTCTCGGTGCGCTGCAGCGCTACCGCAGCGAGCACCTTCACAATCCACGGGTTCTCGAAATATCTTCGTTTCTGGTGAACTATGCGTTCAGCGACCGTTTATATCCGAAGGCCCTCGACCTCGTGACCTGGCTGAATAGCCGGTGGCCGGCAGTGATCTTTTCGGATGGAGACGCCGTCTTCCAGCCGCGTAAAGTTGAACGTTCCGGCCTCTGGTCCGCCGTCGAGGGCCGCGTGCTCATCTACATTCATAAGGAGCAGATGCTTGACGATGTCGAGCGCTGGTATCCTGCCGGGCATTACGTCTTCGTGGACGACAAACTCCGTCTCCTCAGCGCAGTTAAAGAAAAATGGGGAGACCGCGTGACCACGGTGTTCCCACGCCAGGGCCATTACGCAAATGATCCATCCACAAAGACTTATCCGCCGGCGGACATTACCGTCGAGCACATAGGCGATCTGGCCGAACAAATCTCTAACACTTTCGATCGATGATCCCCAAGCGTGATCTGAATCTATTGACCGTCAACACGGGCTCTTCCAGCTTGAAACTGGCTGTCTATCATTTCGGCGAAACGGAAACCTGCACGTTCTCGGCGAACATCGACCGGATCGGGCAGCAGAAGGTTCCGGATCATGGAACAGCTCTCCGCATTCTTCTGGAGCGGATTCAACGTGAAGCTATATATTCGAGGCTCGATGGCGCCGGCCACCGCGTCGTGCTCGGAGACAGGCGGTGCCTTGAGCACCAGCTGATTACAAAACGCCTGTCCGCTGTCTTCCAGGAACTCGTACAGTCCGCTCCGGATCATGTACCACAGGTGATCGAAAGCATAAGCACCCTCGAGAGCAGCTATCCCGGCATGCCGCAAGCGGCGTGCTCGGATTCTGCCTTTCACAGCCGGATGCCCCGAGTATCGCAAATGTACGCGCTGCCGTTGCGACTGTTTGAGCAAGGGGTGTTGCGCTACGGGTTTCATGGCCTGTCCTGCGAATACATCATGCAGGAGCTGGATTCTCTCGATCCGGCGGCGGCAAACGGCCGCGTGATTATTGCGCACCTGGGAAACGGCTCCAGTGTCACAGCAGTCGATCATGGAAAGAGCATCGACACCTCGATGGGCTTCACGCCGATGTCGGGTCTCGTCATGGGAACCCGCTGCGGCGATGTGGATCCCGGTGTGTTGCTGCATCTCATGGATCGCGATGAGATGACGTCAAGGGGACTGAACGACCTTCTTAATAAAAAGTCGGGCCTGCTTGGCCTCTCGGAACACAGCGCGGATATGCGCGATCTGATTGAACGTGAAGCTGCGGATGCGCGCTGTGCGGACGCGATAACGGTATTTTGCTACCACGTTCGCAAATTCATCGGGGCATACACCGCCGCTCTTGGCGGCCTGGACACTGTCGTTTTTACGGGTGGCATTGGTGAACATTCGGCCGTCATTCGCGAGCGCATCTGCACGGGGTTGAATTGCCTCGGTATCACACTCGATAGCGACGCGAACCGTATCGATGCGGGGATTATTTCGGCGAAAAGCAGTCTCGTTACTGTCAGAGTTATTCGGACCGACGAGGACCTGATGATTGCGCGGCACACGTCACAGGTAATTACAAACAGCAAGACATGACAACGGGGGAATATGACGATCGAATTCGACGCCAGTCTGTCCACTGCGGTTGACGGGCCGCCCGTATCCAAACCGGAACAGCATCAAACCGCGGGACCGCTGTCCCCCGAGCAACTCGCCGGAATGCACCGCTATTGGAGCGCCGCGAATTATCTGACCGTAGGCCAGATCTATCTTCAGGAAAATCCGCTGCTCCGGGATCCGTTACGCCGCGAACATATCAAGCAGCGCCTTCTGGGCCATTGGGGAACGTCAGCCGGCCTTAATTTCATTCTCACCCATCTGAACCGCCTTATTACAGAGCGCAACGCGGATCTGGTTTGCGTCATCGGCCCCGGCCACGGCGGACCGGCGGGCAATGCGCATGCATGGCTGGACGGCACATACAGCGAGATCTATCACCCGATCACACAGGACGAAACCGGCATGCGGATCCTCTTCCGCCAGTTCTCGACTCCCGGCGGGGTATCCAGCCATTGCGGCGCCCACCTGCCGGGATCGATTCACGAAGGCGGCGAGTTGGGTTATTCGTTGCTGCATGCGTATGGGGCGGCATTCGACAATCCCGATCTCATCGTCGCATGCATCATTGGCGACGGAGAGGCGGAAACCGGTCCTTTGGAAGGCAGCTGGAAAGGTAACAAGTTTCTCAATCCGGTCCACGACGGCGCCGTCCTCCCGATCCTTCATTTGAACGGCTACAAAATATCGGGCCCGACAGTGTATGCCCGTATTCCCGAAGACGAACTGATCAGCCTGTTTCGCGGCCATGGCCATGCGCCCCTTCTGGTTTCCGGTGACGACCCGACAGCGGTCCATCAGGAGTTTGCCGCAGCGATGGACCGGTGCTACGAAACAATTCGCGACATACAACGCACTACGAGGAGCAGCGGGTTCACCACCCGACCCGCCTGGCCGATGATCATCCTCCGCACGCCGAAAGGATGGACCGGACCTAAAATCGTGGATGGCATCCCCATCGAAGGGACCTTTCGAGCTCATCAGGTTCCCATCGCAACAGTCCGTGAAGATCCGGCGCACCTCAAGCTGCTGGAAGAATGGATGCGCAGTTACAAACCCGAAGAATTGTTCGATCGTGATGGCCGGCTGGTACCGGAACTCGCCTCGCTTGCGCCGCGAGGCGATTGCCGCATGAGCGCGAATCCGCACGTGAACGGCGGCCGGTTGCTCACCGACCTGGAACTCCCGAATGTTGCGGATTACGCTCTCGACATTCCTGGTCCCGGCCAGGTATCTGCTGAAGCTCCGCTCAAGCTCGGCGAGTTCCTGCGCGATGTCATTGGGATGAACCCCAGCACTTTCCGGCTTTTCTGTCCGGATGAAACCGCATCGAATCGATTGAATGCCGTCTTCGATGCGACCTCACGGTGCAGCGTGGCGGAGCGCGTTTCGCTCGACGATCATGTCTCGCCGGATGGCCGGGTCCTGGAAGTGTTGAGTGAGCACTGCTGCCAGGGCTGGCTGGAAGGATACATTCTCAGCGGAAGGCACGGGCTGTGGTCCTCTTACGAAGGATTCGCGCAAATCGCGGATTCCATGCTGACGCAGCACGCCAAGTGGCTGAAGGAATCCAGAAGCCATCCCTGGCGGCGGCCCATCGCTTCGTTGAACGTGTTTTTGTCGAGCCACGTCTGGCGGCAGGACCATAACGGATACAGTCACCAGGCGCCGGGATTCGTCGATAACGCGCTGGTTCAGAAAAGCGAAATCGTTCGAATCTACTTTCCGCCGGACGGCAACTGTCTGTTGCACGTCATGGATCACTGCCTGCGCACGCGGAATCTGATCAATGTCGTCACCTGCGGCAAACAGCCTCAGTTGCAGTGGCTCTCCATGCATGAAGCACGCGAACACTGCTCCCGCGGCATCGGTGTATGGAAATTCGCAAGCAACGATGAGGCCGGCGATCCGGACGTCGTTCTCGCTTGCGCCGGAGACGTCCCCACGACGGAAACCATAGCGGCGGCATGGCTGTTGCGTAAGCACGTCCCCGATCTCAAACTGCGGCTGGTCAATGTCGTCGATATCTGCGCCATGATGCGAGACGATGTACACCCGCACGGCATGGATAACATCGAGTTTGAAAGTTACTTCCCGAGAAGCGTTCCCGTCATTTTCGTTCATCACGGCTACGGCTTCGCCATCCGGAGCATCGTGCAAGGCCGGCCTGGAGACGACAGGTTCCATGTACGCGGGTATATCAATGAAGGAACGACCACCACTCCGTTCGACATGGTCGTCCTGAACCAGGTCGACCGTTTCCACATTGCGATCGATGCGCTACGGAGAGCGGAGCGGCTTCGCACAAAGACGCTGGACCTTGTCGACGCGCTTCAGCATAAACTCACAGAGCACGTTCTTTACACACGCGAGCACCTTGTGGATCTGCCTGAGGTTGCGAACTGGCATTGGACAGATGATTTCAGCGACCCGATTGCGCCTCCGCCCGCTATCAAAGCAGGTGCGCAGACTTTCACGAATGCTTGAGGTCTTGACGGGAGATACCTTGTGACTCGACACTTCGACGCCATCATTATCGGTACCGGCCAGGCCGGGCCGTCTCTGGCTGCCCGCTTCAGCGCTTCGGGAATGACCGTCGCGATCATTGAACGCAACAAATTCGGCGGAACCTGCGTCAATACGGGGTGCATTCCGACAAAGACGCTCGTTGCCAGCGCCTACGCCGCACATACGGCCCGGCGAGGTGCGGATTATGGGTTCTCGATATCCGGAGACGTTCAGGTGGATATGAAACGGGTGAAAGCGCGCAAAGACGAAGTCGTGGCGCGCTCGAACAGCGGTGTCGAAGAATGGCTCCGCGGGCTGGCCGGCTGCACGGTCATTCAGGGCCATGCGCGGTTTGAATCTCCTCGAACCGTCCGCGTCAACGACGACGTTTTGGAAGGCAGCAAAATCTTCATCAATGTGGGCGGCCGGGCCTCGATCCCAACGATACCAGGCCTTGATGACATTCCATTCCTGACGAATTCATCGATGATGGAGGTCGATTTCATTCCCAGACACCTGATGATCGTCGGGGGAAGTTACATCGGGTTGGAATTTGCCCAGATGTACCGCCGCTTCGGCAGTGAAGTCACAATTCTGGAGATGGGGCCGCGCCTCGCCGGGCGTGAAGACGAGGATATTTCCGACGCGATCCGCGAGATTATCGAAACGGAAGGAATAAGAGTTCGTCTGGG
This region includes:
- a CDS encoding HAD family hydrolase codes for the protein MELKQCSPLVFLLDVDNTLLDNDRIEQDLSEHLTAMFGREACDRYWNILEQMRRALGYADFLGALQRYRSEHLHNPRVLEISSFLVNYAFSDRLYPKALDLVTWLNSRWPAVIFSDGDAVFQPRKVERSGLWSAVEGRVLIYIHKEQMLDDVERWYPAGHYVFVDDKLRLLSAVKEKWGDRVTTVFPRQGHYANDPSTKTYPPADITVEHIGDLAEQISNTFDR
- a CDS encoding acetate/propionate family kinase yields the protein MIPKRDLNLLTVNTGSSSLKLAVYHFGETETCTFSANIDRIGQQKVPDHGTALRILLERIQREAIYSRLDGAGHRVVLGDRRCLEHQLITKRLSAVFQELVQSAPDHVPQVIESISTLESSYPGMPQAACSDSAFHSRMPRVSQMYALPLRLFEQGVLRYGFHGLSCEYIMQELDSLDPAAANGRVIIAHLGNGSSVTAVDHGKSIDTSMGFTPMSGLVMGTRCGDVDPGVLLHLMDRDEMTSRGLNDLLNKKSGLLGLSEHSADMRDLIEREAADARCADAITVFCYHVRKFIGAYTAALGGLDTVVFTGGIGEHSAVIRERICTGLNCLGITLDSDANRIDAGIISAKSSLVTVRVIRTDEDLMIARHTSQVITNSKT
- a CDS encoding phosphoketolase family protein, encoding MTIEFDASLSTAVDGPPVSKPEQHQTAGPLSPEQLAGMHRYWSAANYLTVGQIYLQENPLLRDPLRREHIKQRLLGHWGTSAGLNFILTHLNRLITERNADLVCVIGPGHGGPAGNAHAWLDGTYSEIYHPITQDETGMRILFRQFSTPGGVSSHCGAHLPGSIHEGGELGYSLLHAYGAAFDNPDLIVACIIGDGEAETGPLEGSWKGNKFLNPVHDGAVLPILHLNGYKISGPTVYARIPEDELISLFRGHGHAPLLVSGDDPTAVHQEFAAAMDRCYETIRDIQRTTRSSGFTTRPAWPMIILRTPKGWTGPKIVDGIPIEGTFRAHQVPIATVREDPAHLKLLEEWMRSYKPEELFDRDGRLVPELASLAPRGDCRMSANPHVNGGRLLTDLELPNVADYALDIPGPGQVSAEAPLKLGEFLRDVIGMNPSTFRLFCPDETASNRLNAVFDATSRCSVAERVSLDDHVSPDGRVLEVLSEHCCQGWLEGYILSGRHGLWSSYEGFAQIADSMLTQHAKWLKESRSHPWRRPIASLNVFLSSHVWRQDHNGYSHQAPGFVDNALVQKSEIVRIYFPPDGNCLLHVMDHCLRTRNLINVVTCGKQPQLQWLSMHEAREHCSRGIGVWKFASNDEAGDPDVVLACAGDVPTTETIAAAWLLRKHVPDLKLRLVNVVDICAMMRDDVHPHGMDNIEFESYFPRSVPVIFVHHGYGFAIRSIVQGRPGDDRFHVRGYINEGTTTTPFDMVVLNQVDRFHIAIDALRRAERLRTKTLDLVDALQHKLTEHVLYTREHLVDLPEVANWHWTDDFSDPIAPPPAIKAGAQTFTNA
- a CDS encoding FAD-containing oxidoreductase, giving the protein MTRHFDAIIIGTGQAGPSLAARFSASGMTVAIIERNKFGGTCVNTGCIPTKTLVASAYAAHTARRGADYGFSISGDVQVDMKRVKARKDEVVARSNSGVEEWLRGLAGCTVIQGHARFESPRTVRVNDDVLEGSKIFINVGGRASIPTIPGLDDIPFLTNSSMMEVDFIPRHLMIVGGSYIGLEFAQMYRRFGSEVTILEMGPRLAGREDEDISDAIREIIETEGIRVRLGAKCISMSIRGEDIAVGLDCGQEPKEFVGSHVLLATGRVPNTQDLGLDKTGVGVNPRGYITVDDELRTSAPDIWAMGDCNGRGAFTHTAYNDYEIVADNLLAGGRRRVSDRIPTYALFIDPPLGRCGMSENEIRKSGIPALVVHYPMKRVSRAVEKGETQGLIKISVHAETKQILGAAILGTGGDEVIHVLLDLMYAKAPYTLLQHAMHIHPTVSEYLPTIMSKLQPL